The following proteins come from a genomic window of Alnus glutinosa chromosome 10, dhAlnGlut1.1, whole genome shotgun sequence:
- the LOC133880134 gene encoding uncharacterized mitochondrial protein AtMg00810 isoform X2, whose amino-acid sequence MVQPPGFVHPSFPNHVCKLKKAIYGLKQAPRAWFSRLSDKLIQLGFVGSKADASLFLYRTETITMYLLIYVDDIIITASDPAAITKLLQLLSADFAVKDLGDLHYFLGVEVLKMDSGLLLSQKRYIMDLLKKTNMHEAKPITSPMASSSTLSAFTGAPMDDPSLYRSTVGSLQYLSLTRPDLSYAVNRVCQFMHRPLQPHWQAVKRILRYLKHTISHGLLHRNSHNTLQAYSDADWAGCSDDRRSTGAYCVYLGSNLISWSSRKQPTVSRSSTEAEYKAVANTTAKLLWIRALLQELGIG is encoded by the coding sequence ATGGTGCAACCACCAGGTTTTGTTCATCCTAGTTTTCCTAACCATGTGTGCAAACTCAAAAAGGCCATCTACGGCCTCAAACAGGCCCCACGAGCCTGGTTTTCAAGACTCAGTGACAAGCTAATTCAACTTGGCTTTGTGGGATCCAAAGCGGatgcttctctttttctctatcGCACTGAGACAATCACCATGTATCTTcttatttatgttgatgatatcatcatcacAGCCTCAGATCCGGCTGCTATTACCAAACTTTTACAACTTCTAAGTGCAGATTTTGCTGTCAAAGACCTAGGTGATCTCCATTACTTTCTTGGTGTTGAAGTCCTAAAGATGGATTCGGGTCTGCTGCTCTCTCAGAAACGGTATATCATGGACCTTTTGAAGAAAACTAATATGCATGAAGCAAAACCGATCACCTCTCCAATGGCTTCCTCCTCAACTCTCTCGGCATTCACAGGTGCTCCAATGGACGACCCATCTCTCTATCGAAGTACGGTTGGCTCATTacagtatctctctctcactcggccTGACCTCAGCTATGCAGTAAATCGTGTATGTCAATTCATGCATCGTCCGCTCCAGCCACATTGGCAAGCTGTCAAACGAATCCTTCGGTACTTGAAGCATACAATTTCTCATGGCCTTCTTCATCGCAACTCTCACAATACCTTACAAGCATACTCCGATGCTGATTGGGCCGGATGTTCAGATGATCGCCGATCTACAGGTGCCTATTGTGTCTACCTTGGCTCTAATTTAATCTCCTGGAGTTCACGAAAACAACCGACAGTTTCAAGATCCTCCACTGAGGCCGAATACAAAGCAGTTGCAAATACCACAGCAAAACTTCTTTGGATACGTGCACTTCTTCAAGAACTCGGGATTGGATAG
- the LOC133880134 gene encoding peptidyl-prolyl cis-trans isomerase FKBP42 isoform X1, translated as MDEVQEQQSQPLDQDNENEIVAENAAFVHGEPPQDANGPPKADSEVEILHEKVTKQIIKEGRGQKPSKYSTCFLHYRAWTESSQHKFEDTWNEQRPIELVLGKEKKEMAGLAIGLSSMKSGERALLHVGWELGYGEEGNFSFPNVPPKADIIYEVEVIGFDETKEGKTRGDMTVEERIGTADRRKMDGNELFKEEKLEEAMQQYSMAITYMNDDFMFQLFGKYRDMALAVKNPCHLNMAACLIKLKRYDDAIAQCSIVLTEDENNVKALFRRGKAKAELGQTDAAREDFLKAQKFAPEDKAIARELRLLAEHDKAVYQKQKEIYKGIFGPRPEPKPKRFNRLVLFLQWLLSLFYRLFRRGGHKED; from the exons atcaagataatgaaaatgaaatagtAGCTGAAAATGCTGCATTTGTGCATGGGGAACCTCCTCAAGATGCTAATGGCCCCCCAAAAGCAGATTCTGAGGTGGAAATCCTTCATGAGAAAGTCACAAAGCAAATCATTAAGGAAGGTCGTGGTCAGAAACCATCGAAATATTCAACATGCTTCT TGCACTACAGGGCATGGACAGAAAGCAGCCAGCACAAGTTTGAAGACACATGGAATGAACAAAGACCTATTGAGTTGGTATTAGGAAAAG agaagaaagaaatggcTGGTTTGGCAATTGGTTTGTCCAGCATGAAATCTGGTGAACGAGCCCTGTTACATGTGGGCTGGGAATTAGGTTATGGGGAAGAAGGAAACTTTTCTTTCCCAAATGTTCCACCCAAGGCAGACATAATATATGAAGTTGAGGTTATTGGGTTTGATGAGACCAAAGAA GGGAAAACTCGTGGTGACATGACTGTGGAAGAAAGGATTGGTACTGCAGATCGCAGAAAGATGGATGGAAATGAGTTATTTAAGGAGGAAAAACTGGAGGAGGCTATGCAACAATATTCAATG GCTATCACATATATGAATGATGACTTCATGTTCCAGCTGTTTGGGAAGTACAGGGACATGGCTTTAGCTGTTAAGAATCCATGTCACCTTAACATGGCAGCATGCCTAATAAAGCTCAAGCGCTATGATGACGCGATCGCGCAATGCAGCATT GTGTTGACAGAGGATGAAAACAATGTCAAAGCCCTGTTTAGACGAGGCAAGGCTAAAGCAGAACTTGGGCAAACAGATGCCGCCCGGGAGGACTTCCTAAAGGCACAGAAATTTGCACCTGAAGACAAAGCAATTGCAAGAGAGTTACGTTTGCTTGCAGAGCATGACAAGGCTGTTTATCAGAAGCAAAAGGAGATTTATAAAGGAATCTTTGGACCAAGACCTGAACCCAAACCAAAGCGATTTAATCGGCTGGTTCTCTTTTTGCAATGGCTGCTGTCACTATTCTATCGCCTCTTCAGGCGTGGAGGGCACAAAGAAGACTAA